The following are from one region of the Vibrio hyugaensis genome:
- a CDS encoding 2Fe-2S iron-sulfur cluster-binding protein, with protein sequence MSHQVHLLPMDVTFQVKEGETVLEAALNNNIRFPHRCQVGACAMCMCKKLTGEVSYHLEPMLTEKEQQQGWIFPCQAYTESNLVLTFDE encoded by the coding sequence ATGAGTCATCAAGTCCACCTTCTACCAATGGACGTTACGTTCCAAGTAAAAGAAGGGGAGACGGTGTTGGAAGCTGCGCTCAACAACAATATTCGCTTCCCACACCGTTGCCAAGTTGGCGCTTGCGCCATGTGCATGTGTAAAAAGCTAACGGGCGAGGTGAGTTATCACCTCGAACCGATGCTAACCGAAAAAGAGCAACAGCAAGGTTGGATATTCCCTTGCCAAGCCTATACAGAAAGTAATTTAGTGCTTACTTTTGACGAGTAA
- the fre gene encoding NAD(P)H-flavin reductase, with protein MTIQCKVKSIEPLACNTYQILLHPESPVPFKAGQYLMVVMGEKDKRPFSIASSPCRHEGELELHIGAAEQNAYALEVVEAMQSALETDGHIEIDAPHGDAWVQEESERPLLLIAGGTGFSYVRSILDHCVAQNKTNPIYLYWGARDNCQLYAKEELVEIAEKFANVHFIPVVEEAPADWQGKVGNVLQAVSEDFESLENYDIYIAGRFEMAGAAREQFTQNKKAKSERMFADAYAFI; from the coding sequence ATGACCATCCAATGTAAAGTAAAGTCTATTGAGCCGTTAGCTTGTAATACTTACCAAATCCTTCTTCATCCAGAATCACCAGTGCCTTTTAAAGCAGGTCAGTACCTAATGGTAGTGATGGGTGAAAAAGACAAACGCCCTTTCTCTATTGCAAGTAGCCCTTGCCGTCATGAAGGCGAACTGGAGTTGCACATCGGTGCGGCAGAGCAAAATGCTTACGCATTAGAAGTCGTTGAAGCAATGCAATCGGCATTAGAAACAGATGGTCATATCGAAATTGATGCACCACATGGTGATGCTTGGGTTCAAGAAGAAAGCGAGCGCCCACTATTATTGATTGCTGGTGGTACTGGCTTTAGTTACGTGCGCTCGATTCTGGATCACTGTGTAGCACAGAACAAAACCAACCCTATCTATCTATACTGGGGTGCGCGCGATAATTGCCAGCTTTACGCTAAAGAAGAACTGGTCGAGATCGCTGAAAAGTTTGCTAACGTTCATTTTATCCCAGTAGTAGAAGAAGCACCTGCCGATTGGCAAGGTAAAGTTGGTAACGTGCTACAAGCGGTGAGTGAAGATTTCGAAAGCTTAGAAAACTACGATATCTATATTGCTGGTCGCTTTGAAATGGCTGGGGCAGCGCGTGAACAGTTCACCCAGAACAAGAAAGCGAAGAGTGAACGTATGTTCGCAGACGCGTACGCATTCATTTAA